The Natronosalvus caseinilyticus genome includes a region encoding these proteins:
- a CDS encoding universal stress protein: MTTTTTQGSILVPISNPETADQLVSTAADIAADTRRPLELLTVVRVPQQLPLSEGNRLIDDEREVLDYAADIVNDQAIEVTSRIRFARSIASGILSRAEEQDIETTLMGWRGRPRRRDIILGSHLDQVLRKAPCDVLVKRMDDNEELQRILLPIAGGPNTDLAATVAGSLARVHDAEIHVIIVNSPNETATTHDEKETMLASVIAGFTGVPVITQEIVESDSVGDTIVDQSQNADLVVLGATSEDLFRRSVIGSLPEQVGRRSASSVLMVQEYRNLPSRLLRLTTRLRREIPRL; encoded by the coding sequence ATGACTACTACGACCACACAGGGCTCAATTCTCGTTCCGATCTCGAATCCAGAGACGGCAGACCAACTTGTTTCGACAGCTGCAGATATCGCGGCCGACACCAGGCGTCCACTTGAACTGCTGACGGTGGTCCGAGTTCCCCAGCAGTTGCCGCTTTCTGAAGGCAACCGGCTCATCGATGATGAGCGTGAGGTTCTCGACTATGCTGCTGATATCGTCAACGATCAGGCTATCGAGGTAACGAGCCGCATTCGATTTGCTCGTTCGATAGCGAGCGGAATCCTCAGCAGAGCAGAGGAACAAGACATTGAGACGACTCTCATGGGATGGCGAGGGCGCCCACGTCGTCGAGACATCATCCTAGGATCACATCTTGATCAGGTACTCCGAAAAGCACCGTGTGATGTACTCGTTAAACGGATGGACGACAACGAGGAACTACAGCGTATTCTGCTTCCCATCGCTGGAGGTCCGAACACCGACCTAGCAGCAACCGTAGCAGGCTCCCTCGCTCGCGTTCACGATGCAGAGATCCATGTTATCATCGTCAACTCACCTAACGAGACGGCAACAACACATGACGAAAAAGAAACAATGTTAGCCAGTGTTATCGCCGGCTTCACGGGCGTTCCAGTAATCACTCAAGAAATTGTGGAGAGTGACTCTGTTGGAGATACGATAGTGGACCAATCGCAGAACGCTGATCTCGTCGTTCTCGGAGCGACATCCGAAGACCTCTTCCGTCGTTCTGTTATCGGGTCGCTTCCAGAACAGGTAGGGCGACGATCAGCTAGCTCGGTGCTGATGGTCCAAGAATACCGAAATCTCCCCTCTCGACTGTTACGGCTCACCACACGCCTCCGACGCGAAATACCTCGTCTCTAA
- a CDS encoding TrkH family potassium uptake protein produces MSVRVDWRVSCRLVGTILKWLWVPLLLPLGIALYDGTALLPFVLPIFGTALLGLGLEQLTDERDLRAREAFLMVSLTWLSIALVGAVPFLLAGEGTLAEPVNALFESMSGVTTTGATVVVNFERHSRAILMWRAVLQWLGGLGILVLATAVLSQLSVGGAQLMETETQTQDVNKLTPQISETAALLWKLYIGLTGLQVAVLYGLHLVGYAPEMTLYDAIAHAFTTISTSGFSPRGDSIAAFSPAVQWVIIPFMAIGATSFVLLYFVFQGNFDRLRNSDEFRFYVAILGFFSLGVGGMLFANGGPYTNLEEIARHAIFQVVSIVTTTGYASTDFNLWSAGPKHLLFVCMFIGGMAGSTTCSIKTLRWLVVVKAFRRDLFTAASPSAIRPVRLSGSVIDEETIRDIYAYTLVSLVFFILATIFVVIDASRVQLTVSEFEAMSAAAATFFNIGPAFGIAGPLESYDPFPQSTKLVMIFLMWVGRIEIIPVLVLLTPSYWRT; encoded by the coding sequence ATGAGTGTTCGCGTCGACTGGCGGGTAAGCTGCCGGTTAGTTGGAACGATTCTCAAATGGTTGTGGGTGCCGTTACTACTCCCACTCGGAATCGCTCTCTACGACGGAACGGCACTGCTCCCGTTCGTCCTCCCGATATTTGGCACAGCACTTCTCGGACTCGGTCTCGAACAGCTGACCGACGAGCGTGACCTCCGTGCACGAGAGGCGTTTCTGATGGTCTCCCTGACGTGGCTGAGCATCGCTCTCGTCGGTGCCGTTCCATTTCTGCTGGCTGGGGAAGGCACACTCGCAGAACCTGTGAACGCGCTCTTCGAGAGTATGAGCGGCGTCACGACGACCGGGGCGACGGTCGTCGTAAATTTCGAACGCCACTCACGGGCCATCCTCATGTGGCGAGCGGTCCTTCAGTGGCTCGGTGGGCTCGGAATTCTTGTGCTAGCGACGGCGGTCCTCTCCCAGCTATCCGTCGGTGGGGCACAGCTCATGGAGACCGAAACCCAGACACAGGACGTCAACAAACTCACCCCCCAAATTTCGGAAACAGCCGCCCTTCTCTGGAAGCTCTATATCGGTCTGACCGGGCTTCAGGTGGCGGTTCTCTACGGGCTTCACCTAGTCGGATATGCCCCGGAGATGACGTTGTACGATGCTATTGCGCACGCGTTCACGACGATTTCGACGAGTGGCTTTTCACCGCGGGGGGACAGTATCGCTGCTTTCTCTCCTGCTGTGCAGTGGGTGATTATTCCGTTTATGGCGATCGGTGCAACCAGTTTCGTTTTACTCTACTTCGTCTTCCAAGGAAACTTTGACCGGCTCCGGAACAGCGACGAGTTTCGGTTCTACGTCGCGATCCTCGGATTCTTTTCCCTCGGTGTTGGTGGGATGTTGTTCGCGAATGGCGGGCCATACACGAACCTCGAAGAGATCGCTCGACACGCTATCTTTCAAGTTGTCTCAATCGTAACAACCACTGGCTACGCGAGCACAGACTTCAACCTCTGGTCGGCGGGGCCCAAACACCTCCTGTTCGTCTGTATGTTCATCGGTGGAATGGCCGGCAGTACGACCTGTTCGATTAAAACTCTGCGCTGGTTGGTCGTCGTGAAGGCGTTTCGACGCGACCTGTTTACGGCAGCTAGTCCAAGCGCGATTCGCCCAGTCCGACTGAGTGGATCCGTCATCGACGAAGAGACGATTCGGGATATCTATGCGTACACCCTCGTGAGCCTCGTGTTTTTCATTCTGGCGACGATTTTCGTCGTGATCGACGCTTCCCGGGTACAATTAACAGTCTCGGAGTTTGAGGCGATGAGTGCTGCAGCAGCAACGTTCTTTAATATCGGACCAGCGTTCGGTATCGCAGGCCCACTCGAAAGCTATGATCCGTTCCCCCAGTCAACGAAGCTTGTCATGATCTTCCTTATGTGGGTCGGGCGGATCGAGATCATTCCGGTGTTGGTGCTATTGACTCCGTCCTACTGGCGGACGTGA
- a CDS encoding mechanosensitive ion channel family protein produces MIDISHSPEFLLQSADNIPLSDRPWVLVIAILVISYLFSRLIEWSGHKLLDQSDQWPDDSINRAFFQEIHMPLYVSVALGGIYLSLSVLGVVESSYFLVGAILSILVVLWMRTAKRFGGLWIEAVNATENDYEFSPIFKNFWTLLIVLGTGISLLVIWEIDVTPFLASAGIIGIILGLAAQEAIGNLIGGVSLYFDDTYKTGDVIILEDGQRGTVTDIGIRSTTVLTRDNILITVPNAVLNSASVVNESAPQRRKRIRVPITVAYGTDYRDVEEILLGVCDRIPLILDSPSPRVMFREFGDSALVFELWAFVAHPFSEQRAIDQINRLVYDEFDDADIVIPFPQREISFLEAEDESPNETLTDQSETEKEYQYPAEGADKRGR; encoded by the coding sequence ATGATCGATATCTCTCACAGCCCGGAATTTCTACTCCAAAGCGCCGACAATATTCCCCTTAGCGATCGGCCGTGGGTACTCGTCATTGCTATCCTCGTCATCTCGTACCTTTTTTCACGGCTTATCGAGTGGAGTGGGCATAAACTCCTGGACCAATCCGACCAGTGGCCCGACGACTCGATCAACCGTGCTTTTTTCCAGGAGATCCACATGCCTCTGTACGTTTCGGTGGCTCTCGGTGGGATTTACCTCAGTCTAAGCGTTCTTGGGGTCGTCGAATCGAGTTACTTCCTCGTCGGCGCTATCCTATCGATACTCGTCGTACTGTGGATGCGAACAGCAAAACGCTTCGGAGGACTATGGATCGAGGCCGTGAATGCGACTGAGAATGACTATGAATTCTCGCCAATCTTCAAGAACTTCTGGACGCTCCTCATCGTACTCGGGACTGGGATCAGCCTCCTCGTCATTTGGGAGATTGATGTCACCCCGTTTCTCGCTTCGGCAGGGATCATCGGAATTATCCTCGGGTTGGCTGCACAGGAAGCTATCGGTAATTTGATCGGTGGTGTTTCACTGTATTTCGACGACACCTATAAAACCGGAGACGTGATTATCTTGGAGGACGGTCAGCGAGGGACAGTCACTGACATCGGAATCCGGAGTACGACGGTTCTCACACGCGACAATATCCTAATTACAGTCCCGAACGCGGTGTTGAACTCCGCATCGGTCGTTAACGAGTCAGCTCCACAACGGCGAAAGCGAATCCGTGTACCAATTACAGTCGCATATGGAACAGACTACCGAGATGTCGAAGAGATTCTCCTTGGCGTTTGCGACAGAATCCCACTCATCCTCGACTCACCCTCACCACGAGTGATGTTCCGCGAATTTGGTGATTCTGCGCTCGTCTTCGAACTCTGGGCCTTCGTTGCCCATCCATTTAGCGAACAGCGAGCAATTGACCAGATTAATCGACTGGTCTACGACGAATTCGATGACGCAGACATTGTTATCCCCTTCCCACAACGTGAAATCAGTTTTCTCGAAGCTGAAGACGAATCACCAAATGAAACTCTTACGGATCAATCAGAAACCGAAAAGGAATATCAGTATCCGGCTGAAGGGGCTGATAAGAGAGGGAGATGA
- a CDS encoding DUF21 domain-containing protein has product MSTYLFLVPSLLAVVILLSLSAFFSSSESAIFSLPDEWVETTPENSTRDSRTLQQLRANPHRLLVTLLVGNNLVNIAITSIITLLVARFVPPGFAVVIATLSVSVLILVFGEIVPKSYGLGHAESWSLRVARPISYVERALGPLVALFDTVTRWLTTLIGGDPHVEKPYLDD; this is encoded by the coding sequence ATGAGTACATACTTGTTCTTGGTACCGTCCCTTCTCGCAGTCGTGATTCTATTGTCATTGAGTGCGTTCTTTTCCAGCAGTGAGTCAGCGATCTTTTCGCTCCCGGATGAATGGGTGGAGACTACTCCCGAAAATAGTACACGAGATAGTCGTACGCTCCAACAACTCCGTGCGAACCCGCATCGACTCCTCGTCACACTGCTGGTCGGGAACAACCTCGTTAACATCGCCATCACCAGCATCATCACACTTCTTGTTGCACGGTTCGTTCCCCCTGGGTTCGCCGTCGTAATAGCAACACTCAGCGTCAGCGTTCTAATCCTCGTCTTCGGAGAAATCGTGCCGAAATCCTACGGGCTCGGCCATGCAGAGTCCTGGAGTCTCCGCGTCGCCCGCCCGATTTCGTACGTCGAACGCGCACTGGGTCCACTCGTTGCGTTGTTCGATACCGTCACTCGGTGGCTGACGACGCTTATTGGGGGCGACCCACATGTTGAGAAACCATATCTTGACGACTGA
- the trkA gene encoding Trk system potassium transporter TrkA → MRVIVVGAGEVGSNIAASLTESHDVIVIDVDPDKVEELTYSRGILAIEGDGTSLEVLQEAGVEKADMLIASTDDDEINLVTCMTAKTVADAFTIARVRNANFLETWTQSEGAFDVDFMVSTDLLTANDIVRVVSLPAAVDVDPFAGGLVQMSEFEVSAESEIVGQIVEEADQFEALTFAALVRNGDVVIPRGQTRIEADNRVIVIGRPDSVQVFSKTVVPAEASNEAQDIVVIGGSDIGYHTAKLLEERGLNPRLIEQSSDRAHQLAEILPDTVVMEHNATDIDYLIGENIDDADAVIATAESDEKNLLVSLLAKNIGVPRTVAVVEAGDNAELFEAVGIDVAISPRESTAEEIVRFTQEGKIENLSLIEDRQAEVLEIEVDKESVLAGRSIHESVPELPAEVVIGAITRNKEFVVPRGDTVVEPGDHVVLFVAADALSDVMAVV, encoded by the coding sequence ATGCGAGTGATCGTTGTCGGGGCCGGTGAGGTTGGGTCGAATATTGCTGCCAGCCTTACTGAAAGTCATGACGTCATCGTCATCGATGTCGACCCCGATAAGGTCGAGGAGCTCACGTATTCCCGCGGTATCTTGGCGATAGAAGGTGATGGTACATCGCTCGAGGTTCTTCAGGAAGCCGGTGTTGAGAAGGCGGATATGCTCATCGCTAGTACGGATGATGATGAAATCAACCTAGTTACGTGTATGACAGCAAAGACCGTAGCCGACGCCTTTACGATCGCCCGAGTCCGGAACGCGAATTTCCTCGAGACGTGGACCCAGTCAGAGGGGGCTTTCGATGTCGATTTCATGGTTTCGACTGATCTCTTAACTGCCAACGACATCGTTCGGGTGGTCAGTCTCCCGGCAGCAGTCGATGTCGACCCCTTCGCTGGGGGTCTTGTCCAGATGTCCGAGTTCGAAGTCTCGGCAGAGAGTGAGATTGTTGGGCAGATTGTCGAAGAGGCGGACCAGTTCGAGGCGCTCACGTTTGCTGCATTGGTCCGTAATGGGGATGTAGTGATTCCCCGTGGGCAGACGCGGATCGAAGCCGACAACCGGGTGATCGTTATTGGCCGACCAGACAGCGTCCAAGTGTTTTCGAAGACGGTTGTCCCCGCTGAAGCTTCGAACGAAGCACAGGATATTGTTGTAATTGGTGGGAGCGATATAGGATACCACACGGCAAAACTCCTCGAGGAACGTGGGCTCAATCCGCGGCTAATCGAGCAGTCAAGCGACCGTGCCCATCAACTTGCCGAGATTCTCCCAGACACTGTCGTGATGGAGCACAACGCCACGGATATAGACTACCTCATCGGTGAGAACATCGACGATGCAGATGCGGTGATCGCGACAGCTGAAAGCGACGAAAAGAATCTCCTCGTATCATTACTTGCAAAGAATATCGGTGTGCCGCGAACAGTCGCAGTCGTTGAAGCAGGCGACAACGCCGAACTGTTCGAGGCTGTTGGGATTGATGTCGCCATCAGCCCACGTGAATCAACTGCTGAGGAAATCGTCCGTTTCACACAGGAAGGCAAGATCGAAAACCTCTCGCTCATCGAAGATAGACAAGCCGAGGTTTTGGAAATCGAGGTCGACAAGGAGAGCGTCCTGGCGGGTCGGTCCATCCACGAAAGTGTTCCGGAACTCCCTGCTGAAGTCGTTATTGGCGCGATTACTCGCAACAAAGAGTTCGTCGTTCCTCGTGGCGATACCGTGGTTGAACCCGGCGACCACGTCGTCCTCTTCGTTGCTGCAGATGCACTTTCTGACGTAATGGCTGTCGTATGA
- a CDS encoding orc1/cdc6 family replication initiation protein: MLNEDGSGSVFVNRDLVEPDTIIDEERIVGRDDQLESVVSFLRPTLQGNRPPNMLLYGPAGTGKSLIIGAVTQQIVELCKSKGENFGVVDINCQPINTLDQAVYELVQTVAKDIDAKVGVPETGVSTKRKYRRLYELINEHYDSVIFILDEIDLLVGRRANDEPAYSKLLYQLSRASNTNEIEGRVSVAVLTNDPKFMEDIDGRAESSFNPRDVYFPDYDANQLREILRNRRDAFRPDALSDDVIPLVAAFAAQSHGDARKAIDLFRGAGDLADERGDDSVEEHHVRESQEEIDKDRSLKLVEGLTTQKKISLYATAAVAHYSKRSGNSVPSPVGFKVYQWVTDELDTDQMTRETYVKYVKELSTYGLISTSRKSRGRGGGMYMEFTFTGDPTGIMNRLTEDTRLESIADQEEFLRTVVNAQLNEFHQD; this comes from the coding sequence ATGCTCAACGAGGACGGGAGTGGGTCAGTATTCGTCAACCGTGATCTCGTCGAGCCCGACACCATCATCGATGAAGAGCGGATCGTCGGTCGCGACGATCAACTTGAATCAGTCGTGTCATTCCTGAGGCCGACACTGCAAGGAAACCGGCCGCCGAATATGCTCCTCTACGGCCCTGCTGGAACTGGGAAGTCACTCATCATCGGTGCTGTGACACAGCAGATCGTCGAACTCTGCAAGTCGAAGGGTGAGAACTTCGGTGTCGTCGATATCAACTGCCAGCCGATCAACACTCTTGACCAGGCTGTCTACGAACTCGTCCAGACAGTTGCAAAAGACATTGACGCAAAAGTGGGCGTGCCCGAAACTGGCGTGTCGACTAAGCGCAAGTACCGACGTCTCTACGAACTTATCAACGAACACTACGACTCGGTCATCTTCATCCTCGACGAGATCGACCTTCTGGTGGGACGCCGCGCCAACGACGAACCCGCTTACTCGAAATTGCTCTATCAGCTCTCGCGAGCCAGCAACACAAACGAGATCGAGGGACGAGTTTCCGTCGCAGTGCTGACGAACGATCCGAAGTTCATGGAGGACATCGACGGGCGTGCCGAGAGTTCGTTCAATCCTCGAGACGTCTACTTCCCAGATTACGATGCAAATCAGCTGCGCGAGATTCTCCGGAATCGTCGCGATGCCTTCCGACCGGATGCACTCTCCGATGACGTAATCCCACTCGTTGCTGCCTTCGCAGCGCAGAGCCACGGGGATGCTCGGAAAGCCATCGACCTGTTTCGTGGCGCCGGCGACCTTGCCGACGAACGCGGAGACGACAGTGTCGAAGAACACCACGTCCGCGAGTCTCAGGAGGAAATCGACAAGGATCGGTCGCTGAAGCTCGTTGAGGGACTCACAACTCAAAAGAAGATCTCGTTGTATGCTACCGCCGCAGTGGCCCATTACTCGAAGCGCTCGGGAAACTCTGTTCCGAGCCCAGTTGGTTTCAAAGTGTATCAGTGGGTGACCGACGAACTCGACACAGATCAGATGACTCGGGAGACATACGTCAAGTACGTCAAGGAGCTTTCTACGTACGGACTGATTTCGACGTCGAGGAAGAGTCGGGGTCGCGGTGGTGGGATGTATATGGAGTTCACCTTCACGGGTGATCCCACAGGGATCATGAACCGGCTCACTGAGGATACTCGATTAGAGAGTATTGCTGACCAGGAAGAATTCCTTCGAACGGTGGTCAACGCACAACTGAATGAGTTCCACCAGGACTAA